A DNA window from Ornithinimicrobium humiphilum contains the following coding sequences:
- a CDS encoding zinc-dependent alcohol dehydrogenase, whose translation MRALVYRGPYRVEVREKDMPRIEHHNDAVVKVEMGAICGSDLHLYHGMMPDTRVGTTFGHEFIGTVHEVGPSVRNLKVGDRVMVPFNVFCGTCFFCARGLYSNCHNVNPNATAVGGMYGYSHTTGGYDGGQAEYVRVPFADAGPSLIPDWISDETAVLLTDALPTGYFGAQLADIVEGDTVVVLGAGPVGLFAARSAWLMGAGRVIVVDHLEHRLEKARTFAFAETYNFAEHDDIVVLLKRVTDHLGADRVIDAVGAEADGNLLMHVTSAKLKLQGGSPVALNWAIDAVRKGGTVSVVGAYGPMFSAVKFGDAMNKGLTLRMNQCPVKRQWPRLLEHLRAGYFDPTEIVTHRIPLEHLPEGYHIMSAKLDGCIKPLVTVGD comes from the coding sequence ATGCGAGCACTGGTCTACCGCGGCCCGTACAGGGTCGAGGTGCGCGAGAAGGACATGCCGCGCATCGAGCACCACAACGACGCGGTCGTCAAGGTCGAGATGGGCGCGATCTGCGGCTCCGACCTGCACCTCTACCACGGGATGATGCCCGACACCCGGGTCGGCACGACCTTCGGCCACGAGTTCATCGGCACCGTCCACGAGGTGGGCCCGTCGGTGCGCAACCTCAAGGTCGGCGACCGGGTGATGGTCCCCTTCAACGTCTTCTGCGGCACCTGCTTCTTCTGCGCCCGCGGGCTCTACTCCAACTGCCACAACGTCAACCCCAACGCCACGGCGGTGGGCGGGATGTACGGCTACTCCCACACCACCGGTGGCTACGACGGCGGTCAGGCGGAGTACGTCCGGGTGCCCTTCGCCGACGCCGGCCCGAGCCTCATCCCCGACTGGATCTCGGACGAGACCGCGGTGCTGCTCACCGACGCCCTGCCGACCGGCTACTTCGGGGCCCAGCTCGCCGACATCGTCGAGGGCGACACCGTGGTGGTCCTGGGCGCGGGGCCGGTGGGCCTGTTCGCAGCGCGGTCGGCCTGGCTCATGGGCGCCGGCCGCGTCATCGTCGTCGACCATCTGGAGCACCGGCTGGAGAAGGCGCGCACCTTCGCGTTCGCGGAGACCTACAACTTCGCCGAGCACGACGACATCGTCGTGCTCCTGAAGAGGGTGACCGACCACCTCGGGGCCGACCGGGTCATCGACGCCGTCGGCGCCGAGGCCGACGGCAACCTGCTCATGCACGTGACCTCGGCCAAGCTCAAGTTGCAGGGCGGCTCCCCCGTCGCGCTCAACTGGGCCATCGACGCGGTCCGCAAGGGCGGCACCGTCTCGGTCGTCGGCGCCTACGGACCGATGTTCAGCGCCGTGAAGTTCGGCGACGCGATGAACAAAGGCCTGACGCTGCGGATGAACCAGTGCCCCGTGAAGCGGCAGTGGCCGCGGCTCCTCGAGCACCTGAGGGCGGGCTACTTCGACCCGACCGAGATCGTGACCCACCGCATACCCCTGGAGCACCTCCCCGAGGGCTACCACATCATGTCCGCCAAGCTCGACGGGTGCATCAAGCCCCTGGTCACCGTCGGCGACTGA
- a CDS encoding flavodoxin family protein: MPTTMTVTRSDPSTLPGRDVPTALVVHESCWGNTRLVAEAIAQGLGEGATVVGVASAPPLDQVHTDLLVVGAPTHAFGLSRPGTRHDASERGGTDPGTGIREWLEAASPAAGRRAATFDTHVRRPNLPGTASRAAARRLRHLGFEIVREPEVFWVRGMEGPLEEGELARARAWGAELVRLL, translated from the coding sequence ATGCCGACCACGATGACCGTGACCCGTTCCGACCCGTCCACCCTGCCCGGCCGCGACGTCCCGACGGCGCTCGTCGTGCACGAGTCCTGCTGGGGCAACACCCGCCTGGTGGCCGAGGCCATCGCCCAGGGCCTCGGCGAGGGCGCCACGGTGGTCGGCGTCGCCTCCGCACCGCCGCTGGACCAGGTGCACACCGACCTGCTCGTCGTCGGTGCACCTACCCACGCCTTCGGCCTCAGCCGGCCCGGCACCCGGCACGACGCCTCGGAGCGGGGCGGCACGGACCCGGGCACCGGCATACGCGAGTGGCTCGAGGCCGCCTCCCCGGCCGCGGGCCGGCGGGCCGCCACCTTCGACACGCACGTCCGACGCCCCAACCTCCCGGGCACCGCGAGCCGGGCGGCCGCACGCCGGCTGCGCCACCTCGGCTTCGAGATCGTCCGCGAGCCCGAGGTCTTCTGGGTGCGCGGGATGGAGGGGCCCCTCGAGGAGGGCGAGCTGGCCCGCGCCCGGGCGTGGGGCGCGGAGCTGGTGCGCCTGCTCTGA
- a CDS encoding NUDIX hydrolase: MGHVEDREPPDGIVKHFTVATFVVHDGHVLLHPHRKLGLWLPPGGHIEPHELPDDAARRETLEETGLPVSLVGSPGIDHLAPGAPRQLLRPEGIQVEDISPGHQHIDLIYFAVPDGVAPEAPLPRPLGDEGMEWVDEAGLLERPVTEEVRTWARLALAEVPRRLAVAAT; encoded by the coding sequence GTGGGACACGTCGAGGACCGGGAGCCGCCGGACGGGATCGTCAAGCACTTCACGGTCGCGACCTTCGTCGTGCACGATGGTCACGTGCTGCTGCACCCGCACCGCAAGCTCGGGCTGTGGCTCCCGCCGGGCGGGCACATCGAGCCGCACGAGCTGCCCGACGACGCGGCCCGGCGCGAGACGCTCGAGGAGACCGGGCTGCCCGTGAGCCTGGTGGGATCTCCCGGCATCGACCACCTCGCTCCCGGCGCGCCCCGCCAGCTGCTGCGCCCCGAGGGCATCCAGGTCGAGGACATCTCCCCCGGCCACCAGCACATCGACCTCATCTACTTCGCCGTGCCCGACGGCGTCGCCCCCGAGGCACCTCTCCCCCGCCCCCTCGGCGACGAGGGTATGGAGTGGGTCGACGAGGCGGGGCTGCTCGAGCGCCCGGTGACCGAGGAGGTCCGCACCTGGGCGCGGCTCGCGCTGGCCGAGGTGCCGCGCCGGCTGGCGGTCGCCGCCACGTGA
- the thrS gene encoding threonine--tRNA ligase, with protein sequence MPSQITVHVAGSERTVEQGTTAGDLFADDREVVVARIGGELRDLTHVLEDGDVVEPVLVTEEDGLAVLRHSCAHVLAQAVQDAFPDAKLGIGPPVRDGFYYDFDVDEPFTPDDLKRLEKSMQRIINSGQTFARREVSDDEARAELASEPYKLELIGLKGRPSDTMPEIEGAAVEVGGAQLTIYDNVDRKGEVVWGDLCRGPHVPTTKLIGNGFKLIRTAAAYWRGSEKNPQLQRIYGTAWPTKEDLKGYLDRLAEAERRDHRKLGAEMDLFSFPEEVGPGLPVFHPKGAILRRTMEDYVWQRHVDSGFSYVTTPHLSKEGLFHTSGHLPYYADGMMPELDDDGQAYRIKAMNCPMHNLIYRSQQRSYRELPLRYFEFGTVYRNEKSGVLQGLTRVRMITQDDSHSYVTKEQAPGEIRHLLDFVLGLLRDFGLDDYYLELSTRDETGDKKDKFIGSDEQWAEATAVLEEVARESGLELVADPGGAAYYGPKISVQARDAIGRTWQMSTIQYDFNQPERFGLEYSAADGTRQQPVMIHSAKFGSIERFIGVLTEHYAGMFPPWLAPVQVLGVPVAEDFDDYLKEVAEQLRAAGIRVELDLSDDRFPKKIRNASKSKVPFILIAGGEDRDAGAVSFRYRDGSQKNGVPVAEAVAEIVQAVRDRVQV encoded by the coding sequence GTGCCCAGCCAGATCACCGTCCACGTCGCAGGCAGCGAGCGAACGGTGGAGCAGGGCACCACCGCCGGCGACCTCTTCGCCGACGACCGCGAGGTCGTCGTCGCCCGGATCGGCGGCGAGCTGCGCGACCTGACCCACGTCCTCGAGGACGGCGACGTCGTCGAGCCGGTGCTGGTCACCGAGGAGGACGGCCTGGCCGTGCTGCGCCACTCCTGCGCCCACGTCCTCGCCCAGGCCGTCCAGGACGCCTTCCCCGACGCCAAGCTCGGCATCGGCCCGCCGGTCCGTGACGGCTTCTACTACGACTTCGACGTCGACGAGCCGTTCACGCCCGACGACCTCAAGCGCCTCGAGAAGTCGATGCAGCGCATCATCAACTCCGGACAGACCTTCGCCCGCCGCGAGGTCAGCGACGACGAGGCGCGCGCCGAGCTCGCCTCCGAGCCCTACAAGCTCGAGCTCATCGGGCTGAAAGGCCGGCCCTCGGACACGATGCCTGAGATCGAGGGCGCCGCGGTGGAGGTCGGCGGCGCCCAGCTGACGATCTACGACAACGTCGACCGCAAGGGCGAGGTCGTCTGGGGCGACCTGTGCCGCGGCCCCCACGTGCCGACGACCAAGCTCATCGGCAACGGCTTCAAGCTCATACGCACCGCCGCCGCCTACTGGCGCGGCTCGGAGAAGAACCCCCAGCTGCAGCGCATCTACGGCACCGCCTGGCCGACCAAGGAGGACCTCAAGGGCTACCTCGACCGGCTCGCCGAGGCCGAGCGCCGCGACCACCGCAAGCTCGGCGCCGAGATGGACCTCTTCTCCTTCCCCGAGGAGGTCGGCCCCGGCCTGCCCGTCTTCCACCCCAAGGGCGCCATCCTGCGGCGCACCATGGAGGACTACGTCTGGCAGCGCCACGTCGACTCGGGCTTCTCCTACGTCACGACCCCGCACCTGTCCAAGGAGGGGCTCTTCCACACCTCCGGGCACCTGCCCTACTACGCCGACGGCATGATGCCCGAGCTCGACGACGACGGGCAGGCCTACCGCATCAAGGCGATGAACTGCCCGATGCACAACCTCATCTACCGCTCCCAGCAGCGCTCCTACCGCGAGCTGCCGCTGCGCTACTTCGAGTTCGGCACCGTCTACCGCAACGAGAAGTCCGGCGTGCTCCAGGGCCTGACCCGGGTGCGCATGATCACCCAGGACGACAGCCACTCCTACGTGACCAAGGAGCAGGCGCCCGGCGAGATCCGCCACCTGCTCGACTTCGTCCTGGGCCTGCTGCGCGACTTCGGCCTCGACGACTACTACCTCGAGCTGTCCACGCGCGACGAGACCGGTGACAAGAAGGACAAGTTCATCGGCTCCGACGAGCAGTGGGCCGAGGCGACCGCGGTCCTCGAGGAGGTCGCCCGCGAGTCCGGCCTCGAGCTGGTCGCCGACCCGGGCGGCGCCGCCTACTACGGCCCCAAGATCTCGGTGCAGGCGCGCGACGCGATCGGCCGCACCTGGCAGATGTCGACGATCCAGTACGACTTCAACCAGCCCGAGCGCTTCGGGCTGGAGTACTCCGCCGCCGACGGCACCCGCCAGCAGCCGGTGATGATCCACTCGGCCAAGTTCGGCTCGATCGAGCGCTTCATCGGCGTCCTCACCGAGCACTACGCCGGCATGTTCCCGCCGTGGCTGGCGCCGGTCCAGGTGCTCGGCGTGCCGGTGGCCGAGGACTTCGACGACTACCTCAAGGAGGTCGCCGAGCAGCTGCGGGCGGCCGGGATCCGCGTCGAGCTGGACCTGTCGGACGACCGCTTCCCCAAGAAGATCCGCAACGCCAGCAAGAGCAAGGTGCCGTTCATCCTCATCGCCGGCGGCGAGGACCGCGACGCCGGCGCGGTCTCCTTCCGCTACCGCGACGGCTCGCAGAAGAACGGCGTGCCCGTGGCGGAGGCGGTGGCCGAGATCGTCCAGGCCGTCCGCGACCGGGTGCAGGTCTGA
- the map gene encoding type I methionyl aminopeptidase has product MIEILSPSEVEAARPAGRFVGETLRHLRERTRVGTNLLEIDEWAAQRIEDVGAVSCYVDYAPSFGSGPFGHVICTSVNDAVLHGLPHDYALRAGDLLTLDFAVSIDGWVADAAITFSVGQPATPDEQRMIDASEKALAAAISRARAGNRVGDLSHAIGKTLKRAGFRVNTQFGGHGVGSTMHQDPHIANDGRPGKGTVLRPGMLLAIEPWVMADTDELVVDDDGWTLRSATGARTCHVEHTVAITSGDPIVLTRVD; this is encoded by the coding sequence ATGATCGAGATCCTCAGCCCCTCCGAGGTCGAGGCGGCCCGGCCCGCCGGACGGTTCGTCGGCGAGACCCTCCGCCACCTGCGGGAGCGCACCCGCGTGGGCACCAACCTGCTGGAGATCGACGAGTGGGCGGCGCAGCGCATCGAGGACGTGGGGGCGGTGTCCTGCTACGTGGACTACGCGCCGTCCTTCGGCAGCGGGCCGTTCGGGCACGTCATCTGCACCTCGGTCAACGACGCCGTGCTGCACGGGCTGCCCCACGACTACGCGCTGCGGGCCGGCGACCTGCTCACGCTCGACTTCGCCGTGTCGATCGACGGGTGGGTCGCGGACGCGGCGATCACCTTCAGCGTCGGTCAACCGGCGACGCCGGACGAGCAGCGGATGATCGACGCCTCGGAGAAGGCCCTGGCCGCCGCGATCTCGCGCGCCCGGGCCGGCAACCGCGTCGGCGACCTCTCCCACGCCATCGGCAAGACGCTCAAGCGCGCCGGCTTCCGGGTCAACACCCAGTTCGGCGGGCACGGGGTCGGCTCGACGATGCACCAGGACCCCCACATCGCCAACGACGGCCGCCCCGGCAAGGGCACGGTGCTGCGCCCCGGGATGCTGCTGGCCATCGAGCCGTGGGTCATGGCCGACACCGACGAGCTCGTCGTCGACGACGACGGCTGGACGCTGCGCAGCGCCACCGGCGCCCGCACCTGCCACGTCGAGCACACCGTGGCGATCACCTCGGGCGACCCGATCGTTCTGACCAGGGTCGACTGA
- a CDS encoding ABC transporter permease encodes MATHHSLTPAGSPAPATGTGVVTASRVFVGRAVRHSVRDVEALLMAVVLPVLLMLVFTFVLGGAIAPDGTYLDYVVPGIVLTCAGFGASFTGVAVSNDLTSGTIDRLRTMPVPGATVLVGHTVASLARNLVATAVVLLVAVGLGHRPAAGPVAWAAAVGLIALYILAITSVFALLGLLARSPEAVTGYGFGLLFLPYVSSAFVPVETMPGWLQGIAAHQPLTPVVEAVRALLGGGAPGGDAFLAVAWCAGIVLATAAATAYLWPRRASR; translated from the coding sequence ATGGCCACGCACCACTCCCTCACGCCCGCGGGCTCCCCCGCTCCCGCCACCGGCACGGGGGTCGTCACCGCATCGCGCGTCTTCGTCGGGCGCGCCGTGCGGCACAGCGTCCGGGACGTCGAGGCGCTGCTCATGGCCGTCGTCCTGCCGGTGCTCCTCATGCTGGTCTTCACCTTCGTCCTCGGTGGCGCGATCGCGCCGGACGGGACCTACCTCGACTACGTCGTGCCCGGGATCGTGCTGACCTGCGCCGGCTTCGGCGCCTCCTTCACCGGCGTGGCCGTCAGCAACGACCTGACCTCCGGCACGATCGACCGGCTCCGGACCATGCCCGTCCCCGGCGCCACCGTGCTCGTCGGCCACACCGTCGCCAGCCTGGCGCGCAACCTCGTGGCCACCGCGGTCGTGCTCCTCGTGGCAGTCGGGCTGGGCCACCGCCCGGCAGCGGGACCGGTCGCCTGGGCGGCGGCCGTGGGCCTGATCGCCCTCTACATCCTGGCGATCACGTCCGTCTTCGCGCTCCTGGGCCTGCTCGCGCGCTCCCCCGAGGCCGTCACCGGCTACGGCTTCGGACTGCTGTTCCTGCCCTACGTCTCCAGCGCCTTCGTGCCCGTGGAGACGATGCCGGGCTGGCTCCAGGGCATCGCCGCCCACCAGCCCCTCACCCCTGTCGTGGAGGCGGTCCGGGCGCTGCTGGGCGGGGGTGCCCCCGGCGGGGACGCGTTCCTCGCGGTGGCCTGGTGCGCGGGGATCGTCCTCGCGACCGCCGCGGCCACGGCATACCTGTGGCCCCGGAGGGCCTCCCGCTGA